acacgatatggcgatacagcgacattgcgataacgtgaaaaggcgacattgcgatatggcgatattgcttcctttccatttatgaaatatggaaaagcggGTAAGCTGATTCAGTTTTAGAATCTGATAtgtggagtatgtgagataAACGCATTTGTAAAACCATCCTGTTTACAGAAATAGCTATAGATCATCCAAAAGCACgatgagtgatgacatatttcaaactgtgatagttGTGCAGGCCATGGTCATGCTAACTTTGTAGACTATAGGATTTCACCAGAACGGATTTGGCATCATACCGTCcctttttttcttctttacgaaatgaaaatatgatcataaagaaaagttgtagaagactttttattcttgtatctaTAAATAAGAAACTATTACATTGTACaatgaattaatttcagtaagtatagtaagtcactctcagaatttaaagaatttaaagcaaaatatatttatcgccgaatacagtattgtggacccactgatgaccttcagcgtttgaggagacagcccaattaaacagtccgagatacaatattacacatgattagattaaacaatttgatacaaaatttGGTGGAATTGACTTTAGTTTAGGTTTGTTAAGGCTAGAGCAATAGAATTTTACTGGAAAGGTACATGTACggggatgtaaatgtttttggggtgaaacatctagttaataaaacacaatgtatatgattaatgcaCATGGATTTCAATCTgtctctacagatatttatagattaagaaagtgtaggtcttgtagttgttatagcatgatccctctggtaaacgatttggaaacaaacagataaaacatgtttgtttgtttgctctcTGATCATgtcaatgttgtatttgaatggtTGGGTGGTTATTACTATTTAAAACGTACCTCTTATCTCTTATCTCTTACCATCTGTGTAACTGCGGCGTCATATTACCACTAACTAAAGAATAATGGAACAACGTCGACACATTGTTCCATACACaaggacaaaaaatattacactaaatgtagaaatgtttgagatatttaccGATTTTCTCTAAATAGTCATTAGCAGGGTTGGGTGTTTCCAAAATGTTCGTATtgcgatgttttgtgatatacgttGGCGTACTGcagtatgtattgcaatacattgtgaaagtggaacacatggtttaaggtcatgaaattactgtttcatttcttttgaaacaatgccactagccagttaggaatcaggtgtgattgtaggagagatcaaatgaacatgtttctgaatgctTTGCTCTAATGTTTGGAACTCGACAAAAAGCGTCTGCAGCAGGGTCCACCATTTCGGTTTGTTTATACCCACAACAAGTGCCCTAccaatctattttctttaattcaCATGGTTTGAAATTCATACTAGTACAATcacatgaccaataaacattttcgaaactaacaatatgcggtttaaacagtatttattaaaaaaaagaCATCAGAAAGATAACAGAGAACCCTTAAAAAGGAGTGGCAAACGGATCGAACAAGGCCTGTATTGATGCCTCTCCCAAGAGAAAACAGCTTAAACGAATTAAACACGATTAAGAGATTGtaaaaggatgtataattcaatgaggcaattttcaaaaccaagaaaacgagtttatgtgttatttaaccatacgtttggagttgaattatgaaatgataaatggatgtaagaagtaattctgcatgaatattggatacgttatctttgccacagattatttcttcaacagagaatctattgcggtagaagtactggttatattatgtctgatatGACGACATACAGGGCAAAAAATGAAGTACGGGGTATCTTCTATTAAAAAGCCACATTGGTATAAACTGTTTTCttttatatgtctttcgaaGTGGTGTAAGTTTAAAACACTACACCCAGtctcagtttggacatgataatttggaaaaagcgcgtggcaataattaaagtatttatagctctgAAAAATGAGAGTGTAACAAGTAAGATATAATTTAAAATTTAGACAATAACTGCCGATTTacatattcgtccagattattgtagccttgtatgactaatggaagaagagagtgctatagtgttaaactcgtccagttgtttttgttctggctgTCTTGAGTATCTTTGGCATTATGAAGGAAATAGTGGGTATTTTTGCCCACTTCTTGTGGAGCTTATCTTGTTAAGTACTCTGGcgttaaacatgtaccatcttataaaaaataaacaatttatgattctttcttctttgaaagagagatggcatacatgtttcttcgtcatttgtttaatgactgATACCCATGATGGCCTCACTTAAGGTACAATGAGCATCAAGGTGTAATCTTTCTAGTACTGATCCTTGGTCTTGGGATCAGTTGTCCCAAATGAAGTCACAGTAttcaaagacaggaaggagGAATGATACATGCAgtctttctgtttagtttattagtTCATATTTAAGACTCCaaaaagcaatatattataggactagtttctttacttgatattcgatttgcatattatatatcattgctttgaaatcgtagccctaaatgtttatgatagtcatccatcattaaatctgttttcgcTCTAGGTATTGCTTTTCAGTGAATAACGTAGTCACTGGTTTTGGGGGACTAAACGACACCtgcaattcatttcttcattcagacagATTAGCAAGATCACTGTTCAATATTCTTTGTGCATCTGTGGGGTTACGTATGATTATGTAAAGGgaggtatcatcagcaaataaaagtatgttgcttgattccaataagtgattcatttatctaaacaaGGAATATAAGAGGACCCAATACGGagtgtattaatatataatgatataaaggaaatacgaATATTATTAGTAGTTTGGCTACTTCACAAAAATGGCAGATCGTATCGGGTGAACCGGTACTGTGAAGCTCGTATGGCAATATAACGGTAAGCGGTATTATCGGCCACGTCCACAAATTTATCATTGTCGTACTTTAAAACGAACTTCTAAGCTACAACCAAATCGAGAAAGTGTTAACTTTAACAAGTAAAAGATAAGGTTctgattttaaataaataaataaataaataaataaataaataaataaataaattaaccCGAATGTTCTTTTTTTCTGATAGTCAGGATGTCAGGATATTCGTGGTGTGCTGACAACAAGCTCACAATGTTTGTGACTTCTAGCACTATTTCTTTATAAtgacatacagtggaagctgtctaaaccggcactcactgggactgaggAAATtgtccggtttagacaatgtgccggattgaaGCACTGGTGATAAAAGTACAAGCCACGGATatgactgagattttatgccagtgttgacaacttgccagattgaaCAGATGCCGGTTTCGACAGCTTCGACTGTATACCATTTGTGCTACAACAGCCAGTCGCACATGTGATGACACGGTTTTATGTTACAGGTGGCCCTGGTAGCATTTCAGAGCGCCTTCTTCCTTTCGCTGTTGGACTCAAATAAATCAGAGTTCCAGACGTTCACGGAATCAGTGAGGAAGATGGCACTGAACAGACACAGTATTGACATACGCGAGGATGAAGTGAGTCCCGGCAAATTATGGCCACTTGTTTCTCAACACTTTTTAAACGGAAACATGGGTCGGACGGGcggattgttttttttttgttttttgtttttttttttgtgtgtgtgtgtgggaggggggagggggggagggtggttgtagttgttgttttttttgcatTCATGCTATTTTATGTCCAACTGTCTCAGGTGTAAAAAATATAGATCTTTGTAATATGAAACAAGAATATTTCTATATATGGCCTAGCATTGAAATTGGCGGTTGGGTAGGTAGATGCCAGTTGAGTTCAAAAGCAAGCACGGCAAATTTGCAGTCTTTGCATGGCGGAGATTCCACTCTCCTGAAACCTTGAGTGGAGTATTTATTTCTCGTCACAAGGGGTTGTTTTTTTGTCAGTGTATCTCACACTTTGGGATACGAAGAAATTCATCACATGGATATCGTTACACCCAGCGATGGATATCTGatgacatgacaaaacaaatgttttcccGTAGACTTTCATAGTAACGTTATATGTTCTTTAAAAATAACCAGGGCATTAAAAGCCATGACATGTTCATATATCCACAGTATGGAGTGAGTCAAGTTTAATGACGGGACGAGTGTACATTTGAAAACACTTAAATATCTCACACAATACTATCCAATCAGTCCAATCATCCAGCTGTCACATGACTTCATAAGAACTAAAGTTTACGTACGATGCTCACTCAGGGAGCAACTTGTATTTCGTTTAGCAGGACTTGAACCACTGACTGCTTTCCGCCAGTGACCCACACTGCCGTCAAAAGGAAATATGCCCTTGTAAACGGGATTTGACCTAGTCAAAACCTTTAacgcaacaacaacagcaatacGATGGGTAGACCTATCCCTTATCATTTACATCTCTACCGGATGGCCGTTCCTGTTTGCCCCATTATAAGCCACTATCAAACATGACGGTAAACTTTCCTTTATCTGGGACTGTATTTTGTCAATACGTCATTTCTTATATTTTCAGCAACATGGTACTATGGGAATATGCCgcttatttttttcagtcaGTATGTTTAGAACACGGTCGTATTTTAAAATGATGTAGAGTGCTCATGTATTCCTTAATTCTTTCCTTTGTATCATTAAAGCAAATCAGTGGCATAACGGGGTACTACAACGCATTCAGCATCTACGCCAGGGTCCTGAACGAGACTCTGGCGGATGGCGACGATCCCTATGACGGACGCCAGATGACCAGGAGAATGAGGAACAGGACGTTTGAAGGTATTCAATAAACCGGCCCTAGCTGACACTGAGTACTTAGACTGGCAAAATTGGATTGGATTGCTGAAATTGTTGCAACTGGCTGAGACTGTTGAATGTGACTGGCTGAAATTGTCAAGATTGTTTAGAAAGACTGGGGCTATTTTAACATAGCTCATTTAGTTGTGATTGATTCAGATGTTGTAATGGCTGTGATAGCTGGAATGCCACAGATTGTTTGAAACAGTCTTAAACTGTAGAGGCTGCTAAAACTGCTTAGACTGTCTGAAGGTGTTGATACTGGCTTGGAGCTTTTGGAGTCTCGAATAGGTGAGACTTGCTGAGGGCTACATTATTGAAAATAGTTGACATAGTGGACATGATATATGGTATTCGATACAATAAGGACATGTCCAGTTGGTTAAAATGTTTCTTGTCATACATGTTGGTAAAACGTTTTTAATTCATGCCGCAGTTAAAGCTCATTTCccaagtgtgtcagtgagtgcAATTGATGTCAACAGGAATCGCCGGTCCCATCACTCTGAATGAAAATAACGGTAGAGATTCCAACCTGGCACTGCATGACATCTCAGATACAGGGGAGATTGTGGTAAGTATTCCAGTGTCACATAAGTTTCAAGGTAGTCTATATACCTATACCAGAGCTATGGCTATACCAGGGCCTCCTTACACAAAGCACtatggtgattgtaagtcactaaggtaaccttagtgcaatgttaaagaatggaagttAAGGGTAACtgtagtaaaggttgcttcgcgAAAGGAGCCCCAAGACATCACTCTGTTGTTTGGTGGATAGACGTGTGTTCGTCAGCAGACATGAAATGGTTATAGGCGTGACAGAGATTTTTATCCTCCATGCGTACATGGGTGgtgttgtagcctagtggtttaagcgttcccGCGTACATGACGTCTAAGCCCTgagctcgattccccacatggatgcataATAGGTGAAGCTCATGTGTGGTGTCCCGCcccgcaatattgctggaacattgctgaaagcagcgtgaAGCTTTAAATACTCATTGTAGCAGTTCAAGGTTTATTTCCAGTGTTATTAAATTTTGCCTAATCCCTAGATCCATCTCCGTGCTGAGTGTGCGGATCGAAAATCAGACCTTTCGCAGAATGCCAAGATATTGATGAATATTTGTGACTGAGGCACAAGTATTCCTTGATGCAGCTAAAAATCTTAAACGGTTATGGTAGCCTAACTAGCCTATAACTTCTTACCGTGACGTTATGATACAAGgagtagcttaatggttaaaggaCTTTCGCGTCACGTCgtagacccgtgttcgattctccacatgtgtacaatgtgtggatcCAATTTCTGGGGTTCAGGAGGCATGTATATGCAGCTTATTTCTCCCCGACAATGTCTCAATGTAACGTCAAATTTTggatgtcatatttacaaaaaatgaaaaaaacctgGATATATTCGCAGGTATATTGGCAACCTTATTGTGAATTGATAGAATAGGCCTCTCACAGGTGTAAGCAGTCATCTAAGGAGTTACAACTGCATTGTTGCCTCCCTGTGTCTGTCAGGATAACTATAATCACGCGTTTGGTTTAAAGATTTGCCCATTCGTAACTACCCGTCCCTTTTCCTAGCATGAAAGAAGACTGTACTCTTCTCGTAGCCATGTCTGGGAGAAATATTCCCCCAGTCAACCAGAATGCACGTATGTAGAGAAGAAATTTGGTCAAAGTAGTTTGTTGAAATGTGTCGTGCCAGAAACCTATAATCACGCGTTTGGTTGCTAGATTtgcccattcgtaactactcatCCCTTTCCATAGCCCGAAAGAAAACTAGCACCCTACTCGTAGAAATATTCCCCCAGCCAATCAGAATGCTAGTCCTCCTGGGTTTCCTGGGTTTGTTATAACCATCTGGACCCCTGATTTCCGATAAAAGATGAAAATCGATGGTTAGTCTGCCTACATTTGAATTCACTTATCATTAATCGGACAAGCTGTGATATAAGTGAAGtaccacccactcactaactaTACTTTGTTTACCTTTAAGGTGGTGGGAGTGTACATGGGTAAAGAACGGGTCTACAAGCAGCTTGAGAACCGGGAAATAATATGGCCCAAGAACAGCAGTCCTCCTCTGGACGTGCCAGTGTGTGGCTTCAAGGGATACAGATGCGAATACAAAGGTAAGAGGGGCTGTCAGAAGGTACCTTTAGAGATTCTCCAAAGAATCGTCCTCTTATATCTCATTTGCATTACTTTGTATCATCCGACATAAATCTGGTGGGCGGCGGAGTGTCTTCTCATTTTATGATTGAGTCCATCATGTTTGGACTATTCATCAGTTGTGCATGTTACGTCACTTCGATTTGGCGTTTCCAGAGGTGAAAATACGTTCTTATACGTACACAGTAACTTTACGCGAAAGATGTAAGAAATTTGGTCTTATCCCATTAAGTCTGCAGTTGTGAAAAGAACCCAAGTTTTGGGTGGCGAGGCCCGGTGACGTTGGACTCGATTTCCCACGTGGGATGTTCACCTAAATGAATTTAATGAATTTAACTAATAGCTATAGtttggcagaaaatgtttcaggacggtgtttggtaactttactcTAAAACTATAAGTACTAtccgtttccaatttggtaATTGCTATTGCGATGTCTTTTCATGCACATGTAAATAACGGAGAATTTTAATTGTTTAGTTCCCAGGAAAATATTTTGAGCTTGGAAGTAGTTAGGGGACAGGTTTATTTTCTAGGCATTATTCATAGTTCATTaatcatatatctgtaaaactATGCATGTCCACATTACTGAAGTATGtctttgatttgtattttggGGGTTGATCACTTACCTGTTTTCCTCGaatttttcaagattttttAATTGCAAAGGATCTCTTCCTCGGACAGGTCAGTATCTGATTCATCTCCAAGATGTATTGAGATTGGTGGGATGGTCCCTTCTCtaatatatgtaatatcatCTAGTTTCCAGTACTCATTTTCAGCTGCCAGTACACGTTTGACACCTACTGATATCAATCTCCCCTTTTGCCGTGTGAACAATTTTCTTTAAATATCAGATAACTTGAATGTCGTGTTGATATCCCCCCATATCAGTTCTATTGGATTCAAATCTCAATGATATGGCGGAAGTCGTACAACCTCGTAACCAGCGTTCTTCAACATGTTGTCGATGGCATAGGAAGGTGGTGGTTTGTGGTGTAACACAAGCTCATACAACACTGGTTTTGTGGCTTTGTCAGGTCTTacgatgttgtttctgtcaaaccATTCAACGATCTCTGCTTTACGACGATTGGATGTTGGACACCCACTGTCGGACTCACGCAACTGTGGTATGGAGCATTGTCCATGAGTACCATAGAAGGGCTGTGATCAGTTGTTCTTCTACATACTGTGTAAAGACAGCCCCGTTCATTTCCGGATGGTAGTCTCTCCCGTCGGTGGACTTAAATACCAAATCACACCTAGGCAGAAATCCTTTGTGTGAGCCAGCATGCAGAATTATAAGCCTCTGTCCTCTACCAGCTGGTAGCTTCCGCTCCGGCTCCTGTCTGTCAGGATGCTGCCATTGTTAAGATGCTGTATGGGAGGTATTTACTCATGTCTCGTCTAGATACACCGGTTCGTAACCATCAGCGTGTTTTTTCGAATTgttctcatgtaatttattcttGATTTTATGATGTCATGCCGTTCACACATGGCAAGTTATATCCCCTGAACACTTCTATATTTGTATCCACATTTCAGCAACAATTTGTATAACGAGAGACATCAAGCTGGTGGCCTTGAGCAAGGATTTGTTTCAATCGCCATGCCGACACATGCTCATTTTGACGTGTTAGTTTTCTAATTGTGTCCCTGACAAGCCTGTGATCAAAACTATCCAGTTTAATTTCCTACCAACTTTTGAGATGGTCCCGGGAAAGTCCGTAGACGAGGCATGGATAATTTCACTCAACTCGCCCTTTGAGAGATCCAAGGCATGTTGGGTCCGTTTGAAATACTTTTCAGGAGCTACAAATGGACGGTCCCTTTCACTTTCTCGTTTGAAATAATGATAGATTTTTCTGGTAATGTCTTTTGCGTCAGCAGACCATTTGGATGTGGACATTTCTCtatgtgtaaatatgtgtgcACTTCGTGAAATGCACGTGTTTGAAGTCACGTGGCATGATATACCGAGCATAATGTAAGAATTTGACACGTGACCTGCCTATTTGCATAACCCGGTCGCTGTTCCGGTAAGTAGCTCAACATCTCCGATGTGGgaggtgttgttgtgacttgaaataatgacagttCTTATAGACAACTTTCTTCTTATCAAGTGATAAActatgacaattaaaatcctcaatggtagaagaattataaagcctcataccaaactggaaacggatagcacttatagtttcagagtaaagttaccaaacaccgtcctgaaacattttctgccagactatatCTAGAATctaggatattgctaaaagcgtcgtaaagcGTAACATAATCAACCACACATGATACGTGGTATGTTGCAAGTAAAACATCCACAGTCGCTGAAGATGACTTTCCTTGTTTCAGCAGCCGACGTCAAATTGATCGGTGGACTGGCCGGCGGAGTAGCCTCTCTAATTTTGATTGGCTCCATTTTGTTTGTGCTCCTTTTCAGGTGAGATTTGTAGGTGATCACCAAAATCTTCAATGTAATCAAAGCGTTGTTAATGTTAacttcattttcataattaggATCGGTTACTTTACCATACAAATATTTATCTTGCTTATCGTAATGGGATCGGCTAGTCGGGCTCGCTGATTCATTGTGACATATCATCGTATTCCCATTACGTCGGGCGATATTcctaatgttgatcactgggttgtctggtccagacttgattattatcagaccgctgccatacagctataatactgctgagtgtgacattaaacaacagtCAATTATATTCATACATTAAAATCGATTACCTTATCATACGAATATTAGTCTAAGTGATTCATTCACAAGGGCGGACAATTTCTtgtgttttgaataaaataacTTTATTTCAGAGGGAGAATTGTTTTGCGCTTGTTTTAAGCCTGTTCGAACAATAATGCCGTGGGAGTAGACATGGGCTTTGTAGCcatatgggaatcgaaccctggtcatcGGAGTGACGTGAAAACGCCTCAGTTACCAAACTACTCCACCAAATCAATGCCTCCATTGATAAACCAttacgtcattgtcaacaaaaaCCTGGCATTATGAAAGTTCATATGTGAATTGGATTCTAATGatgcaaatatttcatttcaaatcgAAATTTGCAATCTTCTGATCGTTTCTTCTTTGGGGCGGTGTTGTAGTCTCTTCTTTAAAACTCGTCAGGCCGAAAACCCGGATTCGCATCCTCACACATGTGCAATGTATGGAggccattcctggtgtcctcgctgtgatgttactggaatgttgccaaaagcgGGGTAGAGCTAAAATGACTTTGATCGTTTTGCCTCATTGGTAGCATGTGGAAGAGGGCTAGCAGCATagagaggtggtggtggatggtTGACG
This portion of the Haliotis asinina isolate JCU_RB_2024 chromosome 10, JCU_Hal_asi_v2, whole genome shotgun sequence genome encodes:
- the LOC137298589 gene encoding atrial natriuretic peptide receptor 3-like translates to MAKEWNIPVITPAGYKGTLKNKTLFPTLTRLSPFGQEQFAEFTVQLLDSYGWSHIAIIYDNSEPTAMSSLMGDTYVDFFMDTDYEWTHFPMTADEMNSKGYENVLKEAAENARIFIIHATLEDVRDVLLVAHQLGYTAGEYAFIITISLRKTITEAVWKRGDGKDEVALVAFQSAFFLSLLDSNKSEFQTFTESVRKMALNRHSIDIREDEQISGITGYYNAFSIYARVLNETLADGDDPYDGRQMTRRMRNRTFEGIAGPITLNENNGRDSNLALHDISDTGEIVVVGVYMGKERVYKQLENREIIWPKNSSPPLDVPVCGFKGYRCEYKGEICR